The Helicobacter fennelliae nucleotide sequence GGCATATTATAAATCGCTGCAATTTTCAAATCGCCCTTGTCATCATCAATGATAGTAATATCAAAGTCTAATTCACTATTTTTGGCTGACGCAAGCACGAGAGCTGTCGTGAGCCCAGCGATACTTCCACCTACAATCACTACTGATTTTTTCATGTTTTATCCTTATATATAAAATAAGCCTAGATTCTACCCTAGCTTAAAATACATACATTAAACATAATGAAATTTTTAATTATTTTTATCATTGATTTTATCGTTTGGGATTTTTTGGATTTTGCAATGATAAAGCCTATAAAAATAAACATAAGAATATGCTATAATCCTAGCTTTTTAATTTAATCCCAAACAAAAAGGCAAAAAATGAAAAATAATGAATATACAATTTGCTTTACTTGCGATGATAATTATATAAAATATTGCGCTGTGGCAATGAGTAGTATAATCTCTGCAATAGTAAATCAAAAAAATCAAGCAAATAATGCTTCAAATAGCCATATTATCGAGGGGGGGGGGCAATATAACCTTAAAAATTTAGCAATAGATTCTGCTGATTCTATTTTAGATTCTGCGTCTAAACCCAAATCAGATTCTCATTTTTCACAAAATCTAGTAAATAAAATAGATTTAGATTCCACATTAAATTCCGCTTCCAAAGATTCTATCTTTCAAGATTCCGCCTCAAATCTTAATCTAACCCAAAATCCAAACACTCCAAACCAAAATAACTCTACATTAAATCACACTCCTATCGCATTTCATCTTATCACTGATACACTAAAGCCAAGCACGATTGCTAAACTTCGCAAACTAGAATCTAAACTTAATGCACTCTACCCCGCAAGTATCACACTACATCATCTAAGCCAAGATGAGTTCAAAGATTTACGCTCTTGGGGAGAAGCAGGGCAGAATTGGTGTGCGTATTTTCGCCTAAAGCTTGGTGATATTTTAGCTCCCTCGCTAAAAACCTGCCTTTATCTTGATGTTGATACATTTGTTTTACAAGATATTCGTCCATTGTTTGAGATGGATTTGGAGGGCAAAAGTATCGCTATGGTGCGTGATGTTACAAATATCACATCAATAGTCAAAGACAATGTTGTCAAATCCACTGATTATTGCAACTCTGGCATGTTGTTTATCGATCTTGACAAATGGCGCACAAAAGATATGAGCCAAATTCGCGGATTTAAATACAATGAGGCTCCCGATCAAGACTTTATCAACTATATCTTTAAAAATGAAAAAAAGATTCTGGCATTTCAATGGAATTTCTTATGGTTTGATGAGAGGAGATTACGATTTGATTCTGATAAACAAATCATCAAAAATGGCTTCAATGGAGCCTTTGATGTAATACCTTGTGTGTATAGTTTAGAAGAATTCCGCCAAGCACTCCAATCTCCTGTAATAGTGCATTTTATATGTGGTTACAAACCATGGGAGAAAATTGACTGGAATCCAAATGGCAAACCAGAATTTGTAAAGCACCCTTATGATAAAGCTTGGTGGCAAATAGCAAAATCTACACCTTTCTTTGCAGAGATAAAGAGATCTTACACAAAGCGATCATTTAAAGTTAGCACTCTTGCATATCTCAAATATTACGCACCATTTGTGTTTTATACCCTTCGTGCGATAAAGCGCGCATTGAAGGGGGTGAAGGTATTGCCAAAATAAAACAAATTAGATTTTATCTCTGCTCTTGGAGTTCACAAATGATTTGATTATAGGATTTGCCTTGCTTGGTTATGAAGTCATCAAGGGCTTTGAGGCTTTGCTGCATTCCACCTGAAGCCTCTAGCGCGCATAGATTCTGATATAGTTCGCTTATGGTTGGGATCACTTTGAAATTTGGCTGTCTGCGCACAGAATAATACCCGATAATCTGCCCTCTATCATCATAAGATGGCGTGATATTGGCAAACACCCAATAAAACTCTTTGTATTTATTGAGATTTTTGACAAACGCAAAAATTTCTTTGCCACCTTGCACATAATCCCACAAAAGCTTAAACACACAACGAGGCATATCTTTATGGCGCACAATGCTATGCGGGGCGTCGATAAGCTCAGACTCGTTGTATTTACTATAACGCAAAAAGTCTTGATTGCAATAAGTGATGAAGCCTTTGAGATTTGTTTTGGAAGTGATGAGTGTTTGCCGCTCCAAAAGAAGCCCAAACTGCGGATCTTTCTGCATATAAACCCCCTAAATATGTAAAAGTGCTTTATTGTATAGCAATTTATCTTATTTTAAACTTTTATATCGATAGAAAATATCAAGTGCTTTTTTAGTGAGATTTGAAATAGGCGGGAGCGCATCAAGGCTAAAAAACTCCGCTGCATTAAGCGCATCTAGCGCATTTGGTGTGTTTGACATATCTTGTGGATTTGTGTTTTGTGGATTTGTATTATTGGGCGCGATTTGAGAATCTAACTTGCAAGAATCTAGATTCTGGAGTTTTGGATTCTGGAGAATTAGATTTTGCGCGAAATCCTGCTGATTGTGCTGGTTTTGTGGATTATGGGGTGGATTCTGGGATTGTAGATTCTGATGTATTGATTGGGTTAGAATCCATACTTTTGCATGGATTTTGTATTTGGTATAAGAATGCTTAAAATCACCGATAAATGTGTAATTTTGGGGTTGATTGGGTTGCGGTGGGATTTGCGGGATTTGTGGCAATGATTGTGCGATTTGTGGTAGATTATAAAGATTATTGTAGAGCTTTTGGCTGGCTTTGATGAGTGCGATTTGTTTTTGGCTTTTATCAAGGATTATGGCTAGATTTAGAGTTAGATTCTGGTAGAGTGTTTTTTTATTTATGCCAAAAAGTTGCCAGCTTGCCCTGCCTTTGCAGAATCTAGAAATAGGACAGATGAGGCATTTTGGATTTTTGGGTGTGCAGATAGTCGCACCTATATCAAGCAAGGCTTGATTATACTCAAAGCTATGGTGCTTATCTAAAAGTGCCTGCGCCAATGATGAAAGCTCATTTGGGGTGAGATTTTGCTTTGCAAAAAGTCGTGAAAAAACACGCTTAATATTAGCATCGACAAATCCTACACTCTGCCCAAACCCAAAGCACAAAATCGCGCCCGCACTATATGTGCCAATGCCCGGCAGTGCAAGCAGAGCTTTTGTGTTGTCTGGGAGATTGCCATAATGAGATTGCACGCAGATTCTGGCAGTTTTTTGCATATTTTGCGCCCTTGTGTAGTAGCCAAGCCCTTGCCATAATGCCAAAACCTCTTCTGTGTTGGCGTTTGCTAGAGAGGTGAGCGTTGGAAATGCATTAAGAAATGGAAAAAAATACGACTCCAAAACCCTTGAGACTTGCGTTTGCTGGAGCATAATCTCGCTGACATAGACTTTGTAAGCCTCGCTTCCATCGCGCTTGTAGTTTCGCCAAGGCAGATTTTTTCTACCAAATGCGCTATACCATTCTAAGATACATTGATGAAAAATTTTTAGATGAGCCTCTAAATGCGACACAATATCCATTATCTCTATGCCCTCATGTTTTTGTCTATTTATGCTTTTTGATTCTGTAAGATGAGAGATTGTGCGATAGAAAAATACGCTCTACCATAAAGCAGCAAAGAAGTCAAAACACTTACATAAATAATGACAATCACGCTACTGAAGCAAAAAATTGCCAATACATTATCTTTGATAAACAAATCAAATTCTTGTGTATCCATAATCTGTATGATGTATTGTAAATCCATTCCAAAAATCACCAAAACCCCCAAAACAAACAATATAACAATCCATAACACTGATGAGATAAACTTCACCCTAAAAGCACTCATAAATAGCGCAATACGCGTAAGATTTGATAGCTCTTTGGCGATTTTGTATTCTAAAAAAATCAGCCAAAGATTGAGAAGACAGCTTACAAACGCAATACAAGAAATCTGAACAACATAAGAATGAATAAAACGAATCAAAATAGCAATGCTAATCCCTAGCACGCATAATGTAAGAAACCTGCATAAATTATATAAAAAAATCTGTGAGTGCGTGAGCTTTGAGAAAATATATACTCCAAACATGTAACAAATAATGCCACAACAATAACATATCAAACTAAGCAAGATGAGATTTTGGATATAGAGCAGTGAAATAATGCTAAGCAGCACAAATAATGGGCGGAATATAAATCCATATTTCATAAAGTTTTTGGCAAGTCTAAATTCTTTATTGGCGATAGTGATATAAGCGATTTGCGTAGTTTGTGAGGCTTGCGTGGCTTTCGTGGTGGATATAATTGGCGGTGCAGATGGCATAGATAGTGTGGGCTTATGTGGTGGTTTGTGTGATGTGGGCGGCGCAATTTGGGCGGGCATTATTTTCCTTATTTTCTTTTAGAGCTGTTTGACAAATCTTTACACTATACCTTACAAATCCCTATATTGCAAATCTCGTTCCTTAAATTGCATTTTGCAAAGCAAAAAATAAAATTAGTGTAATGTAAGTAAAGCAAATCAATACATTCCAAATACATTTAATAAAAAACAAAACTAACCAATCGAATGAGCAATAAGCTGCAAAAACTCTGTCCTTGTTTTTGAATCACTCTTAAAAAGTCCGCGCACGGCACTTGTTTTGATCGTGACGTTTTGCTTTTGTAATCCACGCATACTCATACATAAATGTTTGGCTTCACACACGACCATAACGCCTTTGGGCTTGAGTATCTCCATAATCGTATCTGCGATTTGGTTTGTAAGTGTTTCTTGGATTTGCAATCGCCTTGTAAAAACCTCGATCAAATGCGCCAAACCACCGATTCCAGCGATGTATTCATTTGGCACATAGCCGATACTAATAGATCCAAAAAATGGCAAAATGTGATGCTCGCACATTGAATAAAACTCAATATTACGCAATGTAATCATCTCATCAATGCCATTATTTTTAAAAAGACTGCCTAAAGCTAGCGCGGGATCTTTTTTGTATCCACCATACAAAAACTCCTCGCATTCACGAAGTCGCTTTGGGGTTTGGAGTAAGCCCTCGCGCTTAGGATTCTCGCCTATGCGATTACAAAACTCTTCAAATGCTGTTGTATCCATTGTCTGCCTTTATTGTCGCAATCACATTATCACATTATCACATTATCAAATTGTATTGCTTCTGTGAAGGAGCGATTTGATTCTGTTTTTGAGGCTTGGGTGCGTGCTAAATGCATCGCTAAAGTCAAAAATATACGCCGCTCTTCGCGTTGGATTAGAATCTAGCGCACTTGTGTGGTGGGTTGCATAATGATTAGAGATTTTTTGGAGTGCGGAGATAAGCGGGTGTGGATCGCCCATAATGTAGGCTGAACCACCATCAGCCATATATTCTCTTGATCTGCTCAAAAACATCTGCAACCACATCGTCAAAAGAGGCAGGACAAATTGCAAAACAAGTAAAATCATCTTCGCACTTTGCGCGCCAGAATTTCTATTGCCACCCATAAATAAATATGTCGCGCTATTGCAAACAAGCAATAAAATATTACTCAAAATCCCTACACACATCGTGAGGCGAATATCACCATGCCGAATGTGGCTTATCTCATGAGCTAAAACTGCCTTGAGCTCATCATCATCTAGATTCTGTGCTAAGGGCAGAGTGATTGCTACAAGCGAGTTTTCCTCTTTCCACCCGCTTGCAAAAGCATTCATATAATCTGCATAAATCAAATATAGCTTTGGTTTTGCCTTGAAATTTGCTAGCCTTAGCACTTCATCAAATGCGCTTAATATCCGCCTTTGCGTGACGTTTGGGTTAGAGAGGGATTGGAGTAATTCATATTCTTCACCTTTAAGCATAATCACATCAAAGCGATTAAGCGTCCAAAGCACGATAAGTCCGCCTACGCACGCCATAATGCAAGTTACTAATGGAAATTCTTGAAAGCTTAGCAATGCTGCAAATCCGCTACTTAAGCTCAACGCATCAATGCGCACAATATCAACAAGCAAGCCTATCACAATAAAGATTCCGATATAAAGGGCTAAAACGATATAGGTTTTGAGTGTGTTTGTAAAAAAAATCCTCTCAAGACTCATTGTTTCTCCTTTGCTTTTTGATTTATTCTTTGGCAAATGTATTATGTGATATTTCTTCCAAAAATGTTGTCGCGTATGAGCCTTTTGGCAGGCTAAAGCTAAGCTCAAAATGTGCTTCTTCAGGCTTATAAGTATAGCTTATATCACTCGCCCAAACCCACGCATAACGGCGACTTCCAATACAAGAGAGCGCAGAATCTAAAAATATCTTCTCCACTTCAAATGCTGCATACTTTGCGACTTGTAAATTTTTGCCACTTAGCGCACCTGTGGGCGAGAATCCTGTGTTATGAAAGCGCATATACTGATCTTTTGAAATGCAAGATTCTAGCGAGAAAAATTTTCCATACGGATAATGACAGCATAATTCCCCGCCAAGAAGCTTGAATCGCTGCGGCTGGGCTTGAATAGCTTTGATAGAATCCAAACTCAAATCTAGCCCTTCTGTTTTGAGTGCGCTTTGGGCTTCTTTGGCTGAAAATTGATGAAGATAAATGCTTAAAATAATGCGTTTATTGAGCCATTGATTAAATAAATAACTCTGATAGCTTGAGATGAGAAAATCTTTGATTTTTCTATTTTTGAGTGAGGCTTTTTTGTGTGCCAAATCTCTTCCAAGTTTGTAATTATCGCCATCAGTGCCAAATCTCTGGAATCCAAAGAAATTTGCAAACCCAAACTCTCCCACCTCATCAATGACGCGTTGAAGCTTTGTGGCATTGAGCTTATTGACATGTTTTAGGCGCACAAAAAACGCATTGCCCTTGAGATGTCCTAAGCGGAGTTTGTTATTATGAAGTGTGCTTGAGATAAGCTTTATATCAGAATCAAGATTAGAATTAAGGTGCGCGATTTTTGATTCAAAATCGCTCGCATATACATTTGGAAGTGAGATAAATTGCGTTGTTGTCGCGCTTTTGTCTTTGAGCCCTGCATAGCCGATACTGCTTAGCGGGCAGCCAAAAGATGCGCTAAGGATTTTGAGCATTTCAAAGGTGGTGAGGTTTTTTTTGCGAAGTTGCAAGATTCTATGCTCGCCACTTCCGCTGAATTCATAGAGTGGAATCTCACTCACGACAAAATCTCTAGACGTATGCGAAAAATAAAAATCAATCGGAGCGTGCGAATAAAGAGAGGCTCTGTTTTGGGCTAGATTTTCTGGATTCTGAAGTTCTAGATTCTGATTTTGATGTGGTGCTAGGTTCTGATTTCTCACTAGATGACAACTCGTTTCAAAAATGGTGAGAGATGAGTAAGGATCACATAAGGAATCGTCCTAAAAACGCGGGCAAATCCTGTTACATCATCAAACACGCAGATTCTGTCTTTTTGGCTCTCACAAGAGAAGCAATCCATCGACATTATCGGCAAAATCTCCTCTCCGCTCGCGCAAAAAAGCTTCCCAAATCCACGCGCCAATCTTGGCAATCCATCGCCATAGCCGACATCATAAGTGCTAAAGATTCCTTCTTTTTGCACGACACTTACGCCTCCATAGCCTATTTTGTCGCCTTTTTTAAGATGTTGAGAAGAGATTCTATCTGCCCAAAGACTCGCGATAGGTTTGAATTCTACATCAAGCGGAATCTCGCTTGTATGATACCCATACGCGCCTATGCCAATACGCACCAAATCATCAGTGATGTGTTTTGAGCGCAATGTCCCGCTTGTGCTTAATGAATGGAATCTAGGCTGTGAGAGATTGTGTGTGGCACAAAAGGTGCTGACTTTTTGCTTGATGTGGCTAAAAGTGCTTTGAGAAGTAAAAAACGTCTCATCATCATTATCGCCATAGCCATTATGCCCAAACACCCCAACCAAGCGCAATGATCGCTCGATAATTATACGCAGTGCAGAATCTAGTTCGCTAAGTTCTATACCATTGCGATTCATTCCGATATTGACTTTAAGCTCGATATTGCAATGAGAATGGAGGCTTTGGAGCTGGCTTAGTGAGGCTATCGAGCAGTAGATATTATCTGGGCAGCTATCTGGCACGCCTCCATAAAGCACAGAGATAGATGAGAAAAGATCTTTGATTTTTAGAGCTTCTGCATAGGATTTGACAAATACATTACAGATTCCATAGGTTTTTGCCATTTGAGCTATCTCTACTAATCCATGTCCATACGCGTTATCTTTTAGCACAAGTGCTAGTTTTTGGCGGGATTTGATGTGATGAGCTATACAATCAAGATTATGTATAAAGCGCGCAGAATCTAAAATAATCTCTGCCATTTCAAATCCAAACTTGACTTATATAAGCGATATGCGCGACATAATCGGTGCGAGTGATTAATGTGCCACAAATTGTGTGAAATTATGTGATGAAATCGTGCCATTGTTTGTATCATTCAGTCATATCAGGTGCTTCTTGTCTTGAGAGAAAGACTTGCATTTGCTTGCCTTTTAAGATCATTGATTTGTCATTAGGCTGAAGCACGATAAATGAGCCTTCTAATTCGCGTATAAACCTAAAATCAAAACGCATAACTTCATTTGGCTTGCATATTTTGCGCGTCTGTCCTCCGGGCGTGATGTTGATGATTGTTTTTTCAGTCCATGTGTAGCTTGCAAAATAAGCACTACAACCACTTGAGCCAGAGATTCTGCCATTTTTTTCATCAAAATCCATTGTCGCTATGCCATCAATTTCTGCAAGCTCTTGCAATGTTGTTTGGGATTGGGTAGCTTTAGATTCTGCAGAATCTGCGAGATTATCATCAGGAATATCATCAGAGGTGTCATTTGGCGTATGAGTTGGGGTGCTATCATTGTTATCATCAATTGTGTCATTGAGCTTATTTTGGAGTTTGTCTTGTGCGATTTTGGCTAAAACCTGCGGGGCTTGATATTCTTGATTATCAACGATAATTTTATCCACTCTCCAATGCAAGCCACCTTTGATTTCTCCTTCATTGAGCTTTTTTTGGACGATATTAAGCAAAGAACAGCTTCCAAACAACATAACCATACAGCCAAATATAACAACCGCACCAAGCCTTTTAGCAAGTTTTCTACCCCAAAATATATCACACATATATCTCACCCAAATCCTCAAAAATTTTTCTCAATATTATCTCATTTATTCTAAAAAATAACATAACTTTTGGCAATAAATCTCAAATTTAATGCGATGGTATTGCGTGATATGTTTGTGATTATTTTGTTTTTGTCCTGTTTAAAATCTCGCGACAAAGGGCATTTGATGAAAAAGGACATTTAAATGAAGGCTGCACGCTCAAATCATTTGGCTCGATACTAAAGGTTGTTTTTTGGCTGAATGCTTTGGCGATAAATCTTGATTTTTCAAACCCTAAAAAGCAATTTTTGGATTCAAAATGATGAGATTGAATGAGCGCAAATACTTTATTCTGATCGATGTGGCTTTGTGAGAGTGTGGCTTTGGTATAAAAAAATGAGAGATGATTTTGTAGATTTGAGAGATTGTGCGCGAGCTTTGTATAGCATGCTTTTTGCGGAATCTGAAGCTTTGGAATCACAATACCTAGCAAAATCCCAAACAAAGCGAGTATAAAGACAATCTCGATAAAACTAAACGCCTTAGAATGTTGTGTTTGCAAGGTTGATATTTAATGGTGTAGGATAGTTTTTTGCAAGCTTTACACAAAGCGGAGAATTTGGAAGATTTTGCACAGAGACTATAAGATGAAGATTGGTGATGTCGATTGAGACGCAATTATTTGTAGTGTCAATCGCACCATTTTTGGCAAGTCGCACGCCATTTGTAGAAGCGATCCACCGCGATGGCGAAAGCCCCGCTACTTGCATAATCAACGCTCCATTGAGCGTTTGACTACCAAGATCTGTGGTGAGTGCGTGAGCTTGGATAGAGCTAATGATTGTCTGCATATCGCTATTTATTGCTACATATTGCGCATCAGATCGTGTCGCAGTAAGCTTTGGGATCGCAATAGCTGCCAAAATCCCAATCACAGCGATCACAAATACAAGCTCAATCAAGCTAAACGCCTTGGATTTATCGTGCATGAATCCTCCTTCATTTATCTGCCCTTATCTGCCCTTGAATTTATCGCCCTTGATTGTTTGTTATTGCTTATTTGATGATTTTGTCAATCATTTTTTTGACAAATTGCGCGCTTATTTTGGCTGAAGATTCTAAGAATTCATCAAAGCTCACATCTGCCTCTCCATCGGCACTATCGCTAATGGATCGCAAAATACAAAAAGGAACGCCCAGACAATCGCAAGCCACAGCCACGCTTGCTCCTTCCATTTCGACTGCTATGGCATTGAAATGCTTGAGAATCCATTGTTTTTTTTCTATTGAATGAATGAATTGATCGCCTGAAGCGACAACGCCTTCATAAAGGTGGATACCAGAATCTTTAGCCACTTCTTTGGCTATGGCATTGAGACTAGAATCTGACTCGATAAATACTTGACTCTCAGGAATGAACCCCAAAGGATGACCAAATGCGCTAATATCCACATCATGCTGACAAAGCTTTGTAGCAAGGAGCAAATCTCCGACTTTTAGCCCTTGCAATCCTCCTGCTACACCGCTAAAAATGATTTTTTCACATTTGAATTGTAATATCATACTGCTTGCAGTAATGGCAGCATGGACTTTTCCTATTTTGCTATAAGCGAGGTAAATTTCTGTATTGTTGTAACTAATACGATAATACACATTCTTTCCAAACTCAATTTTTTCGTGCGTATCAAAAAGCTTCAAAAACGGCTGAATCTCTTCATTCATCGCCCCAATAATGCCAATAATCATTCGCGCTCCTTTTGAATATATGTGATTGTATCTTGAAGTGTGGCTATATTTGAGATGTTTAGGGTTGGCTTATCGCTAAGTCGTTTATTAAGCCCTTTTAGGACGCTATTATGCCCTAGCTCGATATACACATCAATGAGATTATCAATCGCCAAAATAGACTGCTTATATAGCACTGGGCTTGTGAGCTGCAAAGTCAGAAGATCTATGGCTTGTGTGGCTGTCCGATATGGTTTTGTTGTCGCATTTGAGATGATAGGAAGGGCAAATTCTGATTGAAGCATCGGGCTAATGATGTGTTTAAATTCTCCACACATAGGCTCCAATAAAGGACAATGGCTTGCTACTGACATCGGCAAAATGATTGTTTTTTTGGCGCCAAGCCCTTTGAGTAGAGATTCTGCTTGTGCTAAATCCGACTTTTTACCTGCCAAAACCACTTGTCCATTGCCATTATAATTCGCACACCAGATGCTTTTGCCATCATTTTGAAGATTTTTGCATGCGCCCTCTAGCACAGAATCTTCTAATCCCATGACAGCCATCATTCCCGCATCTTTTCCTTGACAAACCGCACTCATAAGCTCGCCTCGCTTTTGAGTAAGCTTCATACCATCTTCAAACCCAATCCCAAGAGCCACACATAGCGCGCTAATCTCTCCCAAAGAATGCCCCAAAGCAAGCTCTGCCAAAATAGGTGCTTCTTGCTGCAAAATACTATGGGCAATCTGACTAACCAAAAAAATCGCTGGCTGCGTGAATTGGGTTTGATTGAGATTGTCATTTTCTTCAAACAAAAGCTTTTTGAAATCAATCCCAAGAGCATCACTTGCATGCTCTATCATTTCTTTGGCGATCTCAAAGTTGTCGTAAAACTCCTGTCCCATTCCGATACCTTGCGATCCCTGCCCCGGAAAAATAAACGCATATTTCATCATTTAAATCCTTAAAAAATTAAAATAAATGCTGATTGTAGCAATTTCTTTCTTAAATTTAAAAATTCTCAAAATTTCTTAGAATCCTAAGATTGTGTTTTAGAGTCTTTGACTTAGAGGATCGACAAAACGACATAAAATCTAGAATCTATCGTTTTTGTCGTCATTACAAAGCCATTTAGGGCTGTGGCAATCTATTTTGACTAGATTGCTTCGTCCTATCGTCCTCGCAATGACAAACCTGCCCCTCAATTGCGAGCAAAATTTTCAAATTTTGCGTGGCAATCCATAAAATCCACTTTAGATTCTACACAAACACAAAAAGAGTGTTGGGGCTTTGCAAGGCGAGCAAATGAGTCGCTACTTTTTGTGCGTTGCAATGAGATAGCCAACGCAATCCGCAAAATTTACCCAAAAGCTAGAATCTTTTATGCTTTCTTTTATGCTTTATATTTTTACTTTGTATGTTTATATCTTAAACCACCTCATACACAGCTACAACCGTATGTCCATTTGCATTTTTGGGGATTTTTATAAAAGGCTTGACACACTTGCTTAATTTATTGACAACTTTTCGATAGATTCCGACATCAAGAAGTGATTTTTCACCAAGAAGTAAATGCGCTAACATTGTGCTTTTGTAAAAATCATAATGTTCTTTTTGGATAGGTTCATGATAGAGTGTGATAAGCTTGAGTGAGAAAATTTTTGCGATATTTTGCAAAGTTGTATCGCTAAATCGCGAAATATGATGAGGAGGCATATTTAAGATACCATTGGTAACATAATGCAAAAATGAATCTTCACTTGGAACTGCAATAATAAGCAAACTAGAATCTATTTGCCCCCCCCCCCCCGACAATATCGCTATTTGAGGTAGAATCTGAAGTGGAATCTGATAAAGACTTAAGCACCTTAATTTGTGAAGCAATAAAACTATGCGGATCGCTC carries:
- a CDS encoding type II secretion system protein, producing the protein MHDKSKAFSLIELVFVIAVIGILAAIAIPKLTATRSDAQYVAINSDMQTIISSIQAHALTTDLGSQTLNGALIMQVAGLSPSRWIASTNGVRLAKNGAIDTTNNCVSIDITNLHLIVSVQNLPNSPLCVKLAKNYPTPLNINLANTTF
- the fabD gene encoding ACP S-malonyltransferase, which codes for MKYAFIFPGQGSQGIGMGQEFYDNFEIAKEMIEHASDALGIDFKKLLFEENDNLNQTQFTQPAIFLVSQIAHSILQQEAPILAELALGHSLGEISALCVALGIGFEDGMKLTQKRGELMSAVCQGKDAGMMAVMGLEDSVLEGACKNLQNDGKSIWCANYNGNGQVVLAGKKSDLAQAESLLKGLGAKKTIILPMSVASHCPLLEPMCGEFKHIISPMLQSEFALPIISNATTKPYRTATQAIDLLTLQLTSPVLYKQSILAIDNLIDVYIELGHNSVLKGLNKRLSDKPTLNISNIATLQDTITYIQKERE
- a CDS encoding 5'-methylthioadenosine/adenosylhomocysteine nucleosidase; its protein translation is MIIGIIGAMNEEIQPFLKLFDTHEKIEFGKNVYYRISYNNTEIYLAYSKIGKVHAAITASSMILQFKCEKIIFSGVAGGLQGLKVGDLLLATKLCQHDVDISAFGHPLGFIPESQVFIESDSSLNAIAKEVAKDSGIHLYEGVVASGDQFIHSIEKKQWILKHFNAIAVEMEGASVAVACDCLGVPFCILRSISDSADGEADVSFDEFLESSAKISAQFVKKMIDKIIK